DNA sequence from the Suttonella indologenes genome:
CCGCCATTCAAGTCTTTTTAGAGAAAAATATACCGATTTTCGGCATTTGTTTGGGACATCAATTGCTGGGCTTGGCGGGCGGTGCCACAACCCTCAAAATGAAGCACGGACACCACGGCGCCAATCATCCTGTAGCGGATACACAGACAGGACGCGTCATGATTACCTCACAAAACCACGGCTTTGCTGTTGACGAAAACAGCCTGCCCGCCAATGTGATTGCCACGCACCGCTCTTTATTCGATGGCACATTGCAGGGGCTGGCTTGGACGGACAAACCCGTATTTGCCTTCCAAGGACACCCCGAAGCCGGCCCCGGTCCGCGCGATGCGGAAATCCTCTTCTCGCGCTTTACCAATGCCATGCGCCAATATGCGCGCCAGCATTGATATGTTCAAAAACATCTAGTGCATCATGTTTGGGATTACCGACCTCGCCGCCTATCTGATTGGCACGACCGCGATTATCTTGGTTCCGGGGCCAAATTCCATGTATTGCCTGAGCGTGGCGGGACAATACGGTGTGAAAACCGCCTACCGCAGCATTTTCGGCATTTTATTGGGCGACAGCCTGCTCATGTTGGCGACCGTCTTAGGCGCAGGTACATTGCTGAAACTCTACCCTGTGCTTTTTCACGGCGTGCAACTCTTAGGCGGTCTATATCTCGCCTATATCGGCTGGCAATTGCTCAAAGGTGCGGCACAGACGTGGAAAAACCGCTTGCGGGAACAGAGGGAGGCGGGCGAGCGCACGCCACCCAAACACGTCTTCAAACGCGCCCTTGCCTTGAGCCTGACCAATCCCAAAGCGATTTTATTTTTCCTCTCATTTTTCGTGCAATTTGTTGATCCGACTTATCCGCATCCGGC
Encoded proteins:
- the leuE gene encoding leucine efflux protein LeuE; the protein is MFGITDLAAYLIGTTAIILVPGPNSMYCLSVAGQYGVKTAYRSIFGILLGDSLLMLATVLGAGTLLKLYPVLFHGVQLLGGLYLAYIGWQLLKGAAQTWKNRLREQREAGERTPPKHVFKRALALSLTNPKAILFFLSFFVQFVDPTYPHPALSFLVLAILLQLISFAYLNVLAFTGDRLVQAFRTRRKLAALGMAAVGVLFIGFAIKLWTAEM